From Gammaproteobacteria bacterium, a single genomic window includes:
- the purH gene encoding bifunctional phosphoribosylaminoimidazolecarboxamide formyltransferase/IMP cyclohydrolase, whose protein sequence is MTRRRALLSVSDKSGIEKFARGLVRRGWEIVSTGGTARALADAGLPVRQVAEVTSHPEMMDGRVKTLHPAIHAGILARSGNRDDTAALAGQGYAPVGLVAVNLYPFRETVARGGVSVGDAMEQVDIGGPTMIRAAAKNHADVWAAVDPADYPRVLAALDREKDSPALRRELAVKVFAHTSGYDDAVAGWLGKAGGSGGGMFPARLALSAELQGTLRYGENPDQEAAFYRWRGHGVAGLAGLEQLHGKALSYNNYLDLDGALQCLAPFAFSARPAVCIVKHTTPAGMALAETLEEAYLRALRTDPVSAFGSVIAVNRRIDGATAAHMSELFIECLVAPAFDDEAMEILARKSGLRLLAMSGDPVAAADLPLDPDRVDWWREAPSEHRASAAFLAAHGRLPEPRTLRTVSGGLLAQSVPSPPFYGLESAEWKVVTRRTPSARELDDLDFAWSAVAGVKSNAILLARDGATLGIGMGQVSRVDASELAVRKAAAAGLDLSGCALASDAFFPFRDGVDAAAAAGVRAIVQPGGSIRDEEVIAAADEHEVAMVFTGRRLFRH, encoded by the coding sequence ATGACTCGACGACGGGCGCTGCTGAGCGTCTCGGACAAGAGCGGCATCGAAAAGTTCGCCCGCGGTCTCGTCCGCCGCGGATGGGAGATCGTCTCGACCGGGGGCACGGCGCGCGCGCTCGCCGACGCGGGGCTCCCTGTCAGGCAGGTGGCGGAAGTCACCTCACACCCGGAAATGATGGACGGGCGGGTCAAGACCCTGCACCCCGCTATCCATGCGGGAATCCTAGCCCGGAGCGGGAACAGGGACGACACGGCCGCGCTCGCCGGACAGGGCTACGCGCCCGTGGGCCTGGTGGCGGTCAACCTGTACCCGTTCCGGGAGACGGTGGCGAGAGGCGGCGTGTCGGTGGGTGATGCGATGGAGCAGGTGGACATAGGCGGACCCACCATGATCCGCGCGGCGGCGAAGAACCACGCCGATGTCTGGGCCGCGGTGGATCCCGCCGACTACCCGCGCGTGCTCGCGGCCCTGGACCGGGAGAAAGACAGCCCGGCGCTGCGCCGGGAGCTGGCGGTGAAGGTGTTCGCGCACACGAGCGGATACGACGATGCCGTGGCGGGATGGTTGGGGAAGGCCGGCGGGAGCGGAGGCGGCATGTTCCCGGCCCGCCTCGCGTTGTCCGCCGAACTGCAAGGCACGCTGCGCTACGGCGAGAACCCGGACCAGGAGGCCGCGTTCTACCGCTGGCGCGGACACGGAGTCGCCGGCCTGGCCGGCCTCGAGCAGCTCCACGGCAAGGCGCTCTCCTACAACAACTATCTCGACCTCGACGGCGCTCTCCAGTGCCTCGCTCCGTTCGCTTTCTCGGCGCGCCCCGCCGTGTGCATCGTCAAGCACACCACGCCCGCGGGGATGGCGCTCGCGGAGACGCTGGAAGAGGCCTATCTGCGTGCCCTGCGAACCGACCCGGTGAGCGCCTTCGGGTCCGTGATCGCGGTCAACCGGCGCATTGACGGCGCCACGGCCGCGCACATGTCGGAACTCTTTATCGAGTGCCTGGTCGCGCCCGCCTTTGACGACGAGGCCATGGAGATCCTGGCCCGCAAGTCCGGCCTGCGCCTGCTGGCCATGTCCGGTGACCCGGTTGCGGCCGCCGACTTGCCGCTCGACCCGGACCGCGTCGACTGGTGGCGGGAAGCCCCGTCCGAACACCGCGCTTCGGCAGCGTTCCTCGCGGCGCACGGCCGCCTCCCCGAACCGCGCACGCTGCGCACCGTCTCCGGCGGCCTGCTGGCGCAGTCGGTTCCATCGCCGCCTTTCTACGGGCTTGAGAGCGCGGAGTGGAAGGTCGTGACCCGCCGCACGCCCTCCGCGCGTGAACTCGACGACCTGGACTTCGCCTGGTCGGCGGTCGCGGGGGTGAAGTCGAACGCAATCCTGCTCGCGCGCGATGGCGCCACTCTGGGCATCGGCATGGGACAGGTGAGCCGGGTGGACGCCTCCGAGCTCGCGGTCAGAAAGGCCGCCGCCGCCGGGCTCGACCTTTCCGGGTGCGCCCTCGCCTCCGATGCCTTCTTCCCCTTCCGGGACGGTGTCGACGCAGCAGCGGCGGCCGGTGTTCGCGCCATCGTGCAACCAGGCGGTTCGATCCGCGACGAAGAGGTCATCGCCGCAGCGGACGAGCACGAGGTCGCGATGGTCTTCACGGGAAGGCGGCTCTTCCGGCACTGA
- a CDS encoding phosphoribosylglycinamide formyltransferase, giving the protein MSLPVAVFASGSGSNLQAILDYHAGLDAPPWRVELVVSDQEDARVLQRGRHAGIRARFLPVAGRSSGDVAGETLDLLRSSEIGFVALAGYLRLIPAPVVAAFRERMVNIHPALLPAFGGKGMYGMRVHEAVLAAGATVTGPTVHFVDEEYDRGPIIAQWPVPVRADDDPHTLAARVLRVEHLLYPRVVDQLGRALARGCRPAPFSPPGTAFLAHSRGTVDLERAISAGFTEVGGRLRTTQERT; this is encoded by the coding sequence GTGAGCCTGCCCGTGGCGGTGTTCGCGTCCGGTTCAGGCTCGAACCTGCAGGCCATCCTCGACTATCACGCCGGCCTCGACGCACCCCCCTGGCGCGTTGAGCTGGTCGTAAGCGACCAGGAAGACGCCAGGGTGCTCCAGCGCGGCCGCCATGCCGGGATTCGGGCTCGCTTTCTCCCGGTCGCCGGGCGATCGTCCGGCGATGTCGCGGGCGAAACGCTCGACCTCCTCCGCTCCAGCGAAATCGGGTTCGTCGCGCTGGCGGGTTACCTCCGGCTGATTCCCGCGCCTGTCGTCGCGGCGTTCCGCGAGCGGATGGTCAACATCCATCCCGCCCTTCTCCCGGCGTTCGGAGGGAAGGGGATGTACGGGATGCGCGTGCACGAGGCGGTGCTGGCTGCCGGTGCGACGGTAACCGGGCCCACCGTGCACTTCGTGGACGAGGAGTACGATCGGGGCCCGATCATCGCCCAGTGGCCGGTGCCGGTGCGGGCGGACGATGACCCACACACGCTCGCCGCCCGCGTGCTTCGCGTCGAGCATCTCCTCTATCCCCGGGTGGTGGACCAACTGGGCCGAGCGCTCGCCCGAGGGTGCCGGCCGGCGCCGTTTTCGCCGCCTGGAACTGCCTTCCTGGCGCATTCACGGGGCACCGTCGACCTTGAGCGCGCGATTTCCGCCGGCTTCACGGAGGTTGGGGGTCGGCTCCGCACGACACAGGAGCGAACATGA
- a CDS encoding MBL fold metallo-hydrolase, which yields MIRLRTFTGADGFQQNAWLAICDATRETLVIDPGAAAPDMCRAIEADHLDVKAVVLTHAHLDHVEGVPDIRTVTDAPIFLHPADGFLYRAATEQATAFGVHAPRLPAVDEALAHGDELRFGKCAFRVRHAPGHSPGHVVLVNEDERIAVVADVVFAGSIGRTDLPGGDMQQLLHSIREQVLTLPDDTRLLTGHGPETTVGWERRTNPFLMPFQGGEFV from the coding sequence GTGATCCGTCTAAGGACCTTCACCGGCGCGGACGGCTTCCAGCAGAACGCGTGGCTGGCGATCTGCGATGCAACCCGCGAGACGCTGGTCATCGATCCGGGCGCAGCGGCGCCAGACATGTGCCGCGCGATCGAAGCGGACCATCTGGACGTAAAGGCCGTCGTGCTGACCCACGCCCACCTGGACCACGTCGAGGGGGTGCCCGACATCCGTACCGTCACGGACGCCCCGATCTTCCTCCACCCGGCCGATGGTTTCCTCTACCGGGCCGCGACCGAACAGGCGACTGCCTTCGGGGTGCACGCGCCGCGGCTGCCCGCCGTCGACGAAGCGCTTGCCCACGGGGACGAGCTCCGTTTCGGGAAGTGCGCCTTCCGCGTGCGCCACGCCCCCGGTCACTCTCCCGGTCATGTCGTGCTGGTCAATGAGGACGAGCGGATCGCCGTAGTGGCGGACGTCGTCTTCGCGGGTTCGATCGGACGCACCGACCTGCCGGGTGGAGACATGCAGCAGTTGCTGCACTCGATCCGCGAACAGGTGCTGACGCTCCCCGACGACACCCGTCTTCTGACCGGGCACGGTCCCGAGACCACGGTGGGATGGGAGCGCCGAACCAATCCCTTTCTGATGCCCTTCCAGGGAGGCGAGTTCGTGTGA
- a CDS encoding iron-sulfur cluster assembly accessory protein codes for MQITLTPEATEKIRQFLEEHDPRSAAGLRVAVLPGGCSGFQYGLNIEEAPEDDDEVLELDDFRVFVDPFSAQYLEGVQIDYVSSMMGQGFSFTNPQASGGCGCGSSFTV; via the coding sequence ATGCAGATCACCCTGACGCCCGAAGCTACCGAGAAGATCAGGCAGTTTCTGGAGGAACACGATCCCAGGTCCGCCGCCGGGCTGCGTGTCGCCGTGCTCCCGGGCGGTTGTTCCGGTTTCCAGTACGGACTGAACATCGAAGAGGCTCCCGAAGACGACGACGAAGTGCTGGAGCTGGACGACTTCCGGGTATTCGTGGATCCCTTCAGCGCCCAGTACCTCGAGGGCGTACAGATCGACTATGTGTCCAGCATGATGGGACAAGGCTTCAGCTTCACCAATCCCCAGGCTTCGGGCGGATGCGGCTGCGGAAGCTCCTTCACGGTCTGA
- the selA gene encoding L-seryl-tRNA(Sec) selenium transferase — translation MTDPRRHLPSVDRALASTAFAALLAEHPRQRIVHHLRSALDHAREDLARGTGHAPPDIGDFAGEVEKALVLDGIPSLRPVINATGVVLHTNLGRAPIAPAARSAMARAARGYGNLEFDLERGSRGSRYVHCVQLLRELTGAEAALVVNNAAGALVLGMNTLAAGKEVAVSRGELVEIGGGFRIPEILVRSGVRLREVGSTNRTRVGDYQAALNTGEVAALLKVHRSNFRIEGFTEEAGVAELAELADRLGVHFFHDLGTGLMMDPAALGLPGEPRVADSLANGAHVVGFSGDKLLGGPQAGILVGRGEPIARMRQNPLCRSLRVDKVTLAGLEATLRLYRDPGRALREIPALRMIAASPGELLERATRLAAALEARGVPGRVRRGTSLVGGGTCPGVALDTFVVEPDTGARSVSAVAGRLRRGDPPVLAPVEADRLILDPRTVEPEEESLLVERVVRACLPDED, via the coding sequence ATGACCGATCCGCGCCGCCACCTGCCGAGCGTCGACCGGGCGCTGGCTTCCACCGCCTTCGCCGCGCTGCTCGCCGAGCATCCGCGCCAGCGGATCGTCCACCACCTGCGCTCGGCGCTGGACCACGCCAGGGAGGATCTCGCGCGCGGAACCGGCCACGCGCCGCCGGACATCGGCGACTTCGCCGGCGAGGTCGAAAAGGCGCTGGTCCTGGACGGCATCCCCTCCCTCCGGCCGGTGATCAACGCCACCGGCGTGGTGCTCCACACCAACCTGGGCCGGGCGCCCATCGCGCCTGCCGCCCGCTCCGCCATGGCCCGCGCCGCGCGCGGGTACGGCAACCTGGAGTTCGACCTGGAGCGCGGGAGCCGCGGGTCGCGCTACGTGCACTGCGTACAACTCCTGCGGGAACTCACGGGGGCCGAAGCCGCGCTCGTGGTCAACAACGCCGCCGGCGCGCTCGTGCTGGGCATGAACACCCTCGCAGCGGGGAAGGAAGTCGCGGTCTCGCGGGGAGAACTGGTAGAGATCGGAGGCGGCTTCCGCATACCGGAGATCCTGGTACGCAGCGGGGTCCGGCTGCGCGAAGTGGGCTCCACCAACCGCACCCGCGTCGGCGACTACCAGGCAGCGCTCAACACCGGCGAGGTCGCGGCGCTGCTCAAGGTGCACCGCTCCAACTTCCGCATCGAGGGGTTCACCGAAGAGGCCGGCGTTGCCGAGCTGGCCGAGCTGGCCGATCGCCTGGGTGTCCACTTCTTCCACGACCTGGGCACCGGGCTGATGATGGACCCCGCCGCGCTCGGCCTTCCGGGAGAACCGCGGGTGGCCGACAGCCTGGCGAACGGTGCTCACGTGGTCGGCTTCTCGGGGGACAAGCTGCTGGGCGGCCCGCAGGCCGGCATCCTCGTGGGACGGGGGGAGCCGATCGCGAGGATGCGGCAGAACCCGCTCTGCCGCTCCCTGCGCGTCGACAAGGTGACGCTGGCGGGGCTCGAGGCGACCCTGCGCCTCTACAGGGATCCCGGCCGCGCGCTGAGGGAGATCCCGGCGCTGCGCATGATCGCCGCCTCTCCGGGGGAGCTGCTCGAGCGGGCTACCCGCCTCGCCGCCGCTCTCGAAGCCCGGGGCGTGCCAGGCCGCGTGAGGCGCGGAACTTCGCTGGTGGGGGGCGGCACCTGTCCGGGGGTCGCCCTCGACACGTTCGTCGTGGAACCGGACACCGGTGCGCGATCCGTGTCCGCCGTCGCCGGGCGCCTGAGACGCGGCGATCCGCCGGTGCTTGCGCCCGTGGAAGCCGATCGCCTCATCCTCGATCCTCGTACTGTCGAGCCGGAAGAGGAGTCGCTGCTCGTGGAGCGGGTTGTGCGCGCGTGCCTTCCGGACGAGGATTAA